A genome region from Triticum aestivum cultivar Chinese Spring chromosome 2B, IWGSC CS RefSeq v2.1, whole genome shotgun sequence includes the following:
- the LOC123047485 gene encoding uncharacterized protein (The sequence of the model RefSeq protein was modified relative to this genomic sequence to represent the inferred CDS: added 36 bases not found in genome assembly), with amino-acid sequence MGEMESTSPPAGAGGAVLQVVFVDGERSVDLGTVTVHPSLGVRRLQAVVADRVGVAPQQISASLARPRRQRRVPLDEGADLAAAVAREGAGCYVLAGLRRSRRDRRGGRSRRDRKGAGAGPQQPLLMAPTTGSERTILKRLPSTDLASLAGAASPVAAFGGWDYEAQLRELQRQHEWYMMSTAAPDPYLLPPLLDDPPAALWPARPSTPCPDCEAAAALGLREPAFHWCVRDAVTVGFRSPVGPIERPSAARRSPSQTPSPTPSPPPSFAPATGRHLQQSFLHPGLTPLCY; translated from the coding sequence GCGGGCGGCGCGGTGCTGCAGGTGGTGTTCGTGGACGGCGAGCGGAGCGTGGACCTGGGCACGGTCACCGTGCACCCGTCGCTGGGCGTGCGGAGGCTGCAGGCGGTGGTGGCGGACCGCGTGGGCGTCGCGCCGCAGCAGATCTCGGCGTCGCTCGCCCGGCCGCGGCGCCAGCGCCGCGTGCCGCTCGACGAGggcgccgacctcgccgccgccgtggcccgcgAGGGCGCCGGCTGCTACGTGCTCGCCGGGCTCCGCCGCTCGCGCCGCGACCGCCGCGGGGGCCGCTCCAGGCGCGACCGGAAGGGCGCGGGGGCGGGGCCTCAGCAGCCGCTGCTGATGGCGCCGACGACGGGCTCGGAGCGGACCATCCTGAAGCGCCTCCCGTCGACGGATCTGGCGTCCCTGGCGGGCGCCGCGTCCCCCGTGGCGGCGTTCGGCGGGTGGGACTACGAGGCGCAGCTGCGGGAGCTGCAGCGGCAGCACGAGTGGTACATGATGAGCACCGCCGCGCCGGATCCGTACCTCCTCCCGCCGCTCCTCGACGACCCGCCGGCGGCGCTCTGGCCGGCGCGCCCCTCGACGCCCTGCCCCGACTGCGAGGCGGCCGCGGCGCTGGGCCTGCGCGAGCCGGCGTTCCACTGGTGCGTGCGCGACGCGGTCACCGTGGGGTTCCGCTCCCCGGTGGGCCCCATCGAGCGCCCGTCCGCCGCCAGGAGATCCCCGTCCCAGACGCCGTcgccgaccccgtcgccgccgccgtcgtttgCGCCCGCCACCGGCCGCCATCTGCAGCAGTCCTTCCTCCACCCCGGCCTGACGCCGCTCTGCTACTAG